In Marasmius oreades isolate 03SP1 chromosome 3, whole genome shotgun sequence, a single window of DNA contains:
- a CDS encoding uncharacterized protein (CAZy:GH3) — MVPLWLVVLPLALAQPATLSFPGSQSQSSSTSESLSASNPASTTPTSTFSSISISVSISVSTSITASASSNSALSSPSGSTISVSSNSTTGSTAPTSTAINATTTTHLEPPATSSAIVTRKTVPIHPYTFEPFPVPSQPSIPGVFPDTDPRHPPEVGAPVVPNFERAWAAAYRKAQGKIVDLSLEEKVNVTTGVGWMGGRCVGNIPDVGDFPGLCLEDSPLGVRFGDFATGFPAGINAAATWNRDLIRARGIAMGAEFVGKGVNIALGPMMNMGRVAQGGRNWEGFGADPFLTGESAYETILGMQQSGVQACAKHYIFNEQEHKRTQSSSIVDDRTAHEIYAHPFLRSVMAGVASVMCSYNLINGTYACEDDKTMNDILKREYAFQGFIMSDWQATMSTISAITGLDMTMPGDVTFNSGDSYFGGNLTAYVNNGTIPEARVDDMATRIIAGWYLLHQDAPSYPQVNFDAFKPDNEPTNDHIDVQDDHADVVRKIGAASTILLKNENGALPLTGRERRIFLAGSDGGPPKIGPNRFSDQGGLEDGILAMGWGSGTANFTYLISPYEAIQQRARKHRTTVSWSFDDFDLPRAGNMAIKQSAALVFIASDSGEQYINFDQNEGDRRNLTAWHGGDDLVLAVAAQNNNTIVIVNSVGPLIVEPWIEHPNVTAVLWAGLQGNEAGNAIADVLYGDWNPSGRLPYTIAKRLEDYSTGLVLGGGPQDILAIPYEDGLQIDYRHFDANNIEPRFEFGFGLSYTDFEYSDLRIERVPNLGGMFSENERAWDQGKVSPIAVGSSTAIWLHRPAFKVSFNIRNVGGVYGGEVPQVYLNFPRSSGEPPSVLRGFTNTAVQPGWSKRVEIVLSRYDASIWDVEAQGWRKPNGRIGVTVGRSSRDKKLNGHLPV; from the exons ATGGTCCCACTATGGCTGGTCGTTCTTCCTCTCGCTCTCGCCCAGCCAGCCACACTTTCTTTTCCAggttctcaatctcaatcgtCCTCTACTTCCGAGTCACTTTCAGCTAGTAATCCTGCAAGCACAACGCCAACGTCAACCTTTTCAAGTATCAGCATCTCGGTTTCGATTTCGGTCTCTACATCTATTACGGCTTCTGCTTCATCCAATAGCGCTCTCTCTTCACCTTCAGGCTCAACCATCTCGGTTTCGTCCAACTCAACCACCGGTTCCACGGCTCCAACGTCTACTGCGATCAACGCTACCACAACCACACACCTTGAACCGCCAGCGACATCATCCGCAATTGTTACTAGAAAGACGGTCCCCATTCACCCATACACCTTTGAACCGTTCCCCGTACCATCCCAACCATCCATTCCAGGCGTGTTCCCGGACACCGATCCCAGACATCCACCTGAAGTCGGAGCTCCAGTCGTACCCAACTTTGAACGCGCGTGGGCTGCAGCCTATAGAAAAGCTCAAGGGAAG ATTGTTGATCTGTCTCTTGAGGAGAAAGTGAACGTTACCACCGGTGTGGGTTGGATGGGTGGCCGCTGTGTC GGAAACATTCCCGACGTGGGTGATTTTCCAGGACTCTGTCTAGAG GACTCGCCTTTAGGGGTGCGGTTTGGAGATTTCGCCACTGGATTCCCGGCAGGTATCAATGCCGCGGCAAC ATGGAATCGCGACCTCATTCGAGCCCGTGGAATCGCTATGGGTGCCGAGTTTGTTGGAAAGGGTGTCAACATTGCTTTAGGACCGATGATGAACATGGGTCGTGTCGCCCAAGGTGGAAGGAACTGGGAAGGATTTGGAGCTGATCCCTTTTTGACTGGAGAATCCGCTTACGAGACGATTCTCGGGATGCAACAATCGGGTGTACAAGCATGTGCTAAGCATTATATTTTCAA CGAACAGGAACATAAACGTACTCAGTCGAGTTCAATCGTCGACGATAGGACTGCTCACGAGATTTATGCGCATCCGTTCTTGAGGAGTGTAATGGCAGGTGTCGCTAGTGTGATGTGCAGTTATA ACCTCATCAACGGAACCTATGCTTGCGAAGACGACAAGACCATGAACGACATCCTCAAGCGTGAATACGCTTTCCAAGGAT tcatcATGTCGGATTGGCAAGCTACGATGTCGACCATCTCTGCCATTACTGGCCTTGAC ATGACGATGCCTGGCGATGTCACTTTCAATAGCGGCGATTCGTACTTTGGAGGGAACCTTACTGCGTATGTGAATAATGGGACTATACCAGAAGCCCGCGTCGACGATATGG CTACTCGCATCATCGCCGGCTGGTATCTCCTCCACCAAGATGCGCCGTCCTACCCGCAGGTCAATTTCGACGCTTTCAAACCTGACAATGAGCCCACGAATGACCATATTGACGTTCAAGATGACCATGCAGACGTCGTCAGAAAGATTGGAGCTGCTTCCACCATCCTTTtgaagaacgagaacggagCGTTGCCTCTCACTGGAAGGGAGAGAAGGATCTTTTTGGCCGGTAGCGATGGCGGACCACCCAAGATTGGACCGAATAGATTCAGCGATCAGGGCGGATTGGAAGATGGGATTTTGGCGATGGGATGGGGGTCTGGGACGGCGAATTTCACATACCTGATATCA CCATACGAAGCGATCCAGCAGCGAGCACGGAAGCATCGTACCACCGTCTCCTGGTCGTTTGACGATTTCGACCTTCCGAGAGCAGGTAATATGGCTATCAAGCAGAGTGCTGCCCTGGTATTCATTGCATCGGATTCGGGAGAACAGTACATTAACTTTGATCAAAACGAGGGTGATAG ACGGAATCTCACCGCCTGGCATGGAGGAGACGACCTCGTGCTCGCCGTCGCCGCTCAAAACAACAACACGATCGTGATCGTGAACAGTGTTGGTCCACTCATTGTCGAGCCTTGGATCGAGCACCCGAATGTGACTGCCGTTCTTTGGGCTGGATTGCAAGGGAATGAAGCTGGGAATGCGATTGCGGATGTGCTGTATGGCGATTGGAATCCATCGGGAAGGTTGCCGTATACGATTGCGAAGAGGTTGGAGGATTATTCGACTGGGCTTGTGCTTGGCGGAGGTCCTCAGGATATTCTGGCGATACCTTATGAGGATGG GCTTCAAATTGACTACCGTCATTTCGATGCT AATAACATTGAACCTCGGTTCGAGTTTGGATTCGGGTTGAGCTACACGGACTTTGAGTACAGCGATTTAAGGATAGAGAGGGTGCCTAATCTGGGTGGAATGTTCTCCGAGAATGAGAGAGCTTGGGACCAAGGAAAGGTATCTCCCATCGCTGTTGGATCGTCCACCGCCATCTG GCTTCATAGACCGGCTTTCAAGGTATCCTTCAATATCCGAAACGTGGGCGGTGTTTACGGTGGAGAAGTACCGCAAGTATACCTCAACTTCCCTCGATCATCTGGGGAACCGCCATCGGTGTTGAGAGGTTTTACGAACACCGCCGTACAACCTGGATGGTCGAAGCGTGTGGAGATTGTCCTTTCGAGGTACGATGCTTCTATTTGGGATGTGGAGGCGCAAGGGTGGAGGAAGCCGAATGGTAGGATTGGGGTTACTGTTGGCAGGAGTTCGAGGGATAAGAAGTTGAACGGGCATTTGCCGGTTTGA